In Terriglobales bacterium, the genomic window ACGATGGTCAGGAAGTCGGTCACGCTGCGCTGCAGCGACTCCTGCGCCTCCTGGTTGAAGACCGCCTTGGAGACCTTGTCGGCGCTGAGGTTGAGGTTGTCGGCGATGTAGCCGAAATCGTCGGCGGAGTCGATCTGCACCTTGGAGCGGTAGTCGCCGGCGGCCAGCTTCTCCGAGTATTCGGCCAGCTCCCGGGCGGGCTTGAGCACCCGGCTGCTCAGCAGCAGGTACAGGACGAAGCAGACCCCGACCATGATGGCGAGGGCGCCTAGCGCCCGGGTGCCGGTCTCGCTGTACCGGCCCAGCGCGTCCAAAAAGGGCAGGCCCTGTGCGTAGGCGCCCGCCCCAAAGCCCAGGACGAAGACGACCAGCATGCCCACCAGGGTGGCGGCCACCAGGATCCACACGGTCGAACTCAACCGACCTTTCATAACGTCCTCCGAACTTCCGTGCGCGGGCGGGCCGCGCCAAGCTGCTCGCTCAAATCACCGGGATGGGAAACGTCTGCGTCATGCGGCGCAGGTCCAACGCCAAAGCCAGCCGGTCCTCGTGGCGCAGCATGCCGCAGCAATGGGGCACGTCGCGCGGGGCCTCGTCCACCAGCAAGGGCTCGGTCGTCGAGTAAGTGCCGATGACCTCGTCGGCAGCGATGCCGATGCGCAGGTCTTCATGGCCCTCCTCGCCGCGCAGGGAGGCCACCACCACGTTGCGGGGAGAGAGGTCCGGCCGCCGCCCTTCGGTGAAGGCGATGTC contains:
- a CDS encoding chemotaxis protein CheW; the protein is MADDPQLEPQPAETEAGALAEAAFEERPPERQYCVFRAGRERFCLSVLDVEEVVDWPAVTRVPLVPSFLMGIFNLRGSIVPVIDIAFTEGRRPDLSPRNVVVASLRGEEGHEDLRIGIAADEVIGTYSTTEPLLVDEAPRDVPHCCGMLRHEDRLALALDLRRMTQTFPIPVI
- a CDS encoding HAMP domain-containing protein, producing the protein MKGRLSSTVWILVAATLVGMLVVFVLGFGAGAYAQGLPFLDALGRYSETGTRALGALAIMVGVCFVLYLLLSSRVLKPARELAEYSEKLAAGDYRSKVQIDSADDFGYIADNLNLSADKVSKAVFNQEAQESLQRSVTDFLTIV